From the Pseudomonas syringae KCTC 12500 genome, the window GATCAGCGCGAACATGGCGCCCACCAGCGCATCCAGCAGCAGGTCGCCGGTCAGCGAGGCGAACAGCACCTTGACCCCCGCGGCCTGGGTGATCGGTGCGGCGGCCTCGACGATCAGCTGCAAGGCCAGCACGATCAGGCCCAGGCCGATACCGACCCGCCCCAGTTGACCGGCACGGGTCTGCTTGCGCGACAGGAAGAACACCACGCCAAGGAAGATCAGCAAAGGCGACAGCCATGACAGATCGAAAGTCAGCACGCGAGACATCAAGGCGGTGCCGACATCGGCGCCAAGCATGATCACCAGCGCAGGCGTCAGCGTCATCAGCCCCTGGCCGACAAACGATGTCACCAGCATGGCGGTGGCGTTACTGCTCTGTACCAGCGCTGTCACCAGAATGCCGGCGATGAACGCGAGCGGTCGTTTGGACATGTTCTGGCTGAGCACACGACGAAGTTGTGTACCGTAAACACGAAGGATGCCAGTGCGCACGATATGCGTGCCCCAGATCAGCAGGGCGACGGCAGATAGCAAATCGAGCAGGGTCAGCATGCGAAAAGCCCCCTGAGGTTTGCCCATACAGGCGATGAATTGAAAGATGCAGCGTGTAGAGAGCGGGGATGGGTGTAGCGCTCTACTAGGCTCTGTACGAAAAGTGGCTGCGCTCGGTGATGCTTCGTTAAAAACAGGCTCGGATGCGAGTCCAATCGGAATGCTCATTACAACACGTAGAGTCGAACGCGACCCCGGCCGTTCCTCGCCTGTTTTTGCCTCGCCTGACCTTCGCTCGCCGACTTTTCGTACAGAGCCTAAGCTTTTAGTCGGCCACGGGCCTTGGCGCCAGCATCGCACAGCGCGGATTCCATTGAAATAAAAGTGTCATAAATCAGTATTTTGATATCGCTTGGGCATTCGCCATGGACCCGTCGCACGTGTCTCATGGCTGTTCACCCGCCCTGCCGCCCGAAGGCGGCGGAAACGTTACCGAGTCAATCCATAGTGAACGCAACGTTGGGCTCGAGTTTCATGCCGACGGCTTTTGCGACGTGCATGCCTTTTTCATACGAAAACGATTTATCTGCAGTGGGCTGGAAGAACTCCACGAAATCCAGGCTGCGGCGACTGAACACGAACCCGCCGATGAGCGGCTGATTGACTGCATACAGGTGCGGACACAGCGCCATCATCGACGAAGCAGGCACGCCGATCAGGTGTTCCTCAAGATCGCCGGTCTGTTGAGTTTCTTGTGGGTAGAACCACAGTGGCGTGCTGATGAACAGATAGGCATCCGGCCCCAGGCTGGAAAGCAACGTGCGCACCAGCCATCTCGCCGTATCGGCCGTCAAGTGCTCGACCACATCCAGCAGACAGATTATCCGGTACTGGGCCAGCCGCTCGGATGACAGCTCTTGAGCCAGGCCGTGCCAGATGTTGCGGTAGGTAGCGTTCTCATGCAGCTGCGAATTCTGGCAGTTGGCTTCCCAGCCATCGATGCCGTCCACGGACCAGTGCGCCGTGTCCGGGTTTGCCTTGATCAACGCGCCCAGTGTTCCAGAGCCGAACCCGATATCCAGTACTTCAACATCGGCGCTGAGATCTTTCAGGATATGGAAAATCATCGCCTTGGGAGAGACCGAGTCGCCTTCCACATGGCCGGTTGCAGGCGCGAAGCCTTCGGTAGGCTGATAGTTTTCAACATATTGCTTCATGGTCTGGATCCTTGACGATGGTTAGCGAGGTGGGGTTTACCGTAGATCCTGTTGAAGCATCCGCGTTGGGGTGTGGGAACAGTGTAGGGGGTTTCGAGTGCCTGGCCGTTAATCCTGCAAAGCTGGCCAGAAACGCTTGGTGACACGAGTGGCGCCTGTAGCGGCATAGCAGGCTTTGGCGGGTATTCAGAACCTGACGCAAGCGTCTGGAACAGTGTGCCAACGCCGAGCATTGGCAAACTGTTCGGTCAGTTCTTATCGGAACCGGTCAACCTCGTGACGCAGTTCTGTCGCCAGGCCATTCAGCTCCTGGGCAGTGATGGCGAGGTTGGACATGACCTGGCGCTGTTCGCTGTTGGCCATGGCGATGCTTTGCAGGTTGCTGCTGAGCATGGTCGCGGTGCTGCTTTGTTCCTGGGTGGCAGTGGTGATCGCGGCGAACTGGTGACCGGCCGAGCGGCTTTGCTCGTCGATCTGGGCCAGCGCGGAGGCCACTTTGGCGTTCAGCGACAAGCCTTCCTGCATAAGCGTGTTGCCCTGCTGCATGGTGCTGATGGCGTTGCCGGTTTCCTGCTGGATGCTGGCGATCATGCCGGAAATCTCA encodes:
- a CDS encoding class I SAM-dependent methyltransferase, which translates into the protein MKQYVENYQPTEGFAPATGHVEGDSVSPKAMIFHILKDLSADVEVLDIGFGSGTLGALIKANPDTAHWSVDGIDGWEANCQNSQLHENATYRNIWHGLAQELSSERLAQYRIICLLDVVEHLTADTARWLVRTLLSSLGPDAYLFISTPLWFYPQETQQTGDLEEHLIGVPASSMMALCPHLYAVNQPLIGGFVFSRRSLDFVEFFQPTADKSFSYEKGMHVAKAVGMKLEPNVAFTMD